The following nucleotide sequence is from Osmia lignaria lignaria isolate PbOS001 chromosome 16, iyOsmLign1, whole genome shotgun sequence.
AAGGTGGTTAGATAAAGTCTGATAGATGCTCCGGGCCAATTTCTTCCGTGACTTATCTGCGAATATAACTCAAGGACTCTCGCGTGATTTCGCATGATTACCGGTGCACGATAATGAGAACGTCTTGGAGAAAAATACGCCCGAGGATTCGAGTGATTCTCCTTTAATATTTCACCTAGAAGAACTAATCGCGATAGTTAACGATATTTCGCTGAGAAACATCGATTTCCAAAACTAGATCATCCGGTGTTAACTCCAATTTTCCATTACACCACGAATTAATCCAGCCGTTGGTTCCGCACGAAAATCATTATCGCAAATCAACTGGAAATGCAAATATTTGATCCTCTAAACGAGCACACGGTACGACACGAAATCGTACTCCGTTCTCGTTCAAACACGggatataattaaaattcagcCAGATCAACCTAACCGATTCGACATAGGATCGAGGGTATCGGGTCGATGAATGAGAATGGCCGCTTACGAATTGCAGAGGTGCATCGGAGGTTCAAGTTGTCGGGTGCAACTAAGCGGAACCATCCTCTTCGAGGATACTAACGAGCGTGTGGACGCTCGTTAAGGCGAGAATGCGAGGTAGCGCTAACGAAATTTACGAAGCCGACTGGCGGGTAACGAGTTCGGGCTTCTTGGCCGCGTTTCGCCAACCTGCGACCAACGAGACTCTTAATCCCGCCATCTCAGGATTCGCGGGGAGGAAAGAGGACGAGGAATGCAGCATTTGCCCCCGATGAAAGATTTACTTCCACCAGAGGCTCTAAAATCAACACCACCGAAAGCTTTCAAAGATTCATTTCagagaatttataataatttccacTTGGAATTAGAATTCTTTGAAAAAGTGCTTTCAGTAAGAATGAAAAAGAGGATTTATCGTTTCAACGAACGGTGCGAATGGATTCTCCGAGCGTGATCGCCATCGGTCGAAGTCACCCCCACCGTTTAATTCCCATAAACGACAATTGCCATCGAAGGAAGCCGTAAAAGCTTTTGCGCTCGCGTTCGCCGGCAAGCTGGACAGATACTATCCCGCTAGGATTCGATCGGATTAGCATAGGTTTCCGCGTTCTCTCGTGGAAAAGTCCCTTCGCGAAGCCGGAATTACTCGACGATAAATTCTGTACCGGCGATTGAACGGCGAGAATCAACGATTAATTTCCTAAACAACTAAGCCAGAAGATGTCCTCGATAACGATGCAGAAGTTCGTTAGATAATCATTTCGTTGCTGATGAAAGGCATTTAATTATCGTCGACGTCGAAAATTAGCCGCGTCACGAATCTTTCACAattattccagttattgaaGGAACGATAGGCAGTCGAGTGAAAGCCGGCCATCAAATTGGATCTGTATCGATCAAGATCTTTCGATGCGAACGAGACAAGGAAGTTAATGTTTACGTGTCACGGATCGATGTTGACGCACTTTTAACTTGAGCCAACGTACGATTTACGAGCTGACatatcctttttccttttttcctctcccGACCGGCCGTCCTATCCGTTGAAAGATCGGCCCATAATGAGGCTTAACGATCGCCTGAGAGCACGTTGACGCGCTCCCGAGGCTTCTCTCACGAACCCGACGAAAAATGAATACGTGATTCACGGCGCGCATGCACGCCACGCTTTTCGAGGGAGAAAAACCGGTGTGCAAGAGAATCGATATTCTCGCAGCCAAAGTACACCTCTCCTTGTACACGTCGAACGTCTGCATCCCGCCTTTTCTTTGCTTTTCCTATTTCTCTTCGGCTTCCTTCGGCTAAAAATACCACGACGCGATTCGAAACTTCACCAACGAGCAAATATCGCATCGTCCGGATAAATATGCGTGAGAATAACCATCAGAGAAATTGCCAAGAAAAAATTGGCCCCCGATCGCGGCACGATTAACGAATACCGAGGGAAATTATTCAAAGTATTACCCCTTCCCTCTTCCTGCCCGGTAATTCCGCGGCAACGATGAAATTAGATAGATAAGCCTGCGCTATGTCCCGAATGGCTATTGTTACAACGGCGTATTACCGTAATAGCTGCGATCATAGCATCGTTGGCTCGCGCAATTGATTTATCCACCGACCGCGAAACGATCGCAAAGCGGCCACGGAACGCACCGTTCCAAGGGAGGAACGACAAGAAGTAAACGCGTCGCGCGGCGATGAGCATGGAACGAGGGATGaacgcgaaagagaaagagggtaGATCGAATTGGCCGAGACAAACCGCTCGCTCGCGGGAGAACGCGGGAGGAAAGCGGCGGAGTTTCGGGGCGAAGAAAAATAGACGAAACGAAGAAGGTACCTGGATGGAAGAGAAGCTAAAGGTGGTAGGAGCTAACACAGCCGGATCGCCTAAGAGCAGATAGAGGAATCAGAAAGAACAGGCGGAACGTGCTGGGGACGAGAAACCGAGTGGTCTTGGTTAGAGAGACAAGGAGAATCTCGAAAGGCAACGCGATAAAAGACTGGGTGGGGATAAATCGAGTAGCGAGCAGGAAGAAGACGAACAGCGTCTGACTAAAAAGGACAAGCGTACAAGGGGGCAGCGTACTGGATCACCGGCGAGCAGATAGAGGAGCCCAGAGGTAAAACGGAGAACGTTTCGTCCAGGTGGAAGGAAGAGGAGGTGGTAAGCCAAAGAGAGAGGGTTACCCCGTAGGTATAAACACGAAGAGACTGGAGGTTCCGTGGTTCCGACAAAGTGGGGATGAACGATGAAACGGCGTACGTTGAAGAGAGACGAGAGGACAGGGTGTTGGAGGCAAAAAGAGGAAGGAGAAGGTGGGTAACGAAGGGGGAAAAGCAGGTTCTGGGTTACCTATCAGCAGTTCACGTTCCACCAAGTGGTGGAAGGTTGGGCGTTACGGGTTCCCTTGGTTCTGGCAACAGCCGGCAGATGTCGAGTAGTCTCGTCCCTAGACAGGGTCTTCACCCCTGAAAAGGTCAACTCAGGGGCGTAGCGGTGGTAGAATCGACGCCCAGTAACGCCCATCGTCGACCCTCCCGCCGCTTCCTCGCCGCAGACGGTTCGCGGCAACCAACTGGACAACCAGCCCCGGACTGGATCCACAGCGTCGCACAACGGTTCCGTTGAAACCCGCGTCTAGCAGCGCCGTGCAGCACTCCACCGTTCCACCGATCGTCGTCTGGGACATCGTGTCTTCGTCTATCCCTTCGGTATCTCCGCCATTCCGACTCCTTGGCCTCGGTTTTCGCCTCGGTTTTCCTGGCCGTTGGCCGAGTTTCGTGCGCGTTCCCCGTTTGCCCATCGGATCGACAACCGTGGCGCACCACCCGGTTTCTCCCTTGCCTCCCGTTTCTATCGACTTAACCAGGGCAACAGCAACGCGACAAAGTGAGAGTGCGATGGATTATGGACGTCTCCGGAAGATTTCCAGCAAGTACGACGGATCGGTGATGCCCAGAATCCTTCATTCGAAGGACACGGTTCGTTATCGGTTCCACTGTCTGTTGGAGCAATGAACCGGTGGATCGGGGTGCATTGATTCTTAGTGTATTTTCATGTAAAAGACTGTTCAACGGGAGAAATGGAAGATAAACTGGAGAATTATCGTGGTACACCGTTATGAACAGGACTGAACAGTGTCCGTCGGAAAGAGACTGGGGAAAGAGTACCTAGTGCTCGAGGAGTAGAAGAATACCGAAGACGTGTGTAATCATTTCGGAGTTTTCTATCGAGAGAAGTGCGTTCCATCGGCTAATTTATGACACTATGCAACTAAAATGTCAGAGGTATCTCGTGAACGTTTCAACGTTGGTTAACGATCGGGCAGGTATCCTGCTCGAAGATGATGTTCCCTCCAGGCAACTTTAAACGGACGGAATCCGTCAGGTAGGTGGCTCCGAGCGATCTCAAAGTCGTCGAATCAACGAGTAGATTAAAAAAGGAACAACAAATTCGAGAGTCCTTTGCTGTCGCCATGGGAAGGTTAAAGTCGGACAAGGCCTAACCTCTTCGCGGGAGATACTCGACAGACCCGAGGTGTACTTCCAccaggaaaagaaagagaagttAAAAGAAAGATGTCAAACACTCCACCGACGTCGTCCATCGGTTTAGACTCGTCCGATCTCCACGAGATCAGACAGAATCACCTGGCGAGCCGGTTAGAGATCGACGAGTCCGAGAAACAGGACCAGGTGCGAGGGAATGACGGCAACGAGCCCGACAGCGATTGCGAAAGCGACACCAGCGAGGTGTTGAGCGTCGGTAGCGAACCGACGCCCACCAGCGTCGTTGGTATACGTGGTTGCGGTTCGGTCAGGTACGACCAGGAATCGGCGAGCAGTCGGTGCGACTTTCGCGACGAAGAGAACACCAGGATATCGGCGACACCATCGCCTTCTAGCTCAACGAGCTGCAACGATGCGTTTTATCAACGTACGAGTAATCATATATCAGCACCCAGTCCACCGGCGTACAGTCAACCACCATCCTCGCCCACGGCATCCTCGGTCAGATCGCCGGCTTCCTCTTCGGCCACCGCCTCGTCCCCGGGTCGTCCAGAGGCTATCCCGGACGTCATAGTGCCCAGGTATCAGTCCAGTCATCCTCAGCACTTGTTACCACGATACTCGTCCAGGGAATCCGACATTTCCGACTACCCGACGCGAGTTCAACACGCTCTCGGTCACGAAATCGTGtacccgaccgtcgagaggttgCACCGTACCCCGATCAGCGTTCCCCTGGTCACGAGACTGTCCTTGTCACCACCGTCGGCCATGACGGTGACCGGTCTGCAAGCGACCACCCCTGTCCTTCACCCAACGGCCTGCAGAGATCCTCGAGAAACAGCCTCGTTGATGCCTCACCCTGGTCAACACCTGCACCACGTAAACAGCCACGTTCATCTGCACCAAACCTCCCAGGTGCAACACATACCCGCGAATTCGGTGCACCAGCATCGTCTCTCGGTTAACAAAATCCTTCAAAGGGAACCCGGTAGCCCCGCTTCACCCGGGGCGAGGGAGGAAAACGGAAGAACCATACCAGCGGCCAATGGCGTGCAAAACAACGGCATCAACAATACCAATCATCACAACAaccataataataacaataacaataatctGCAACATCAGGCTAGTCTGAAGTTCAGTATAGATAATATTCTGAAGGCAGACTTCGGCAGAAGGATCACGGATCCTATTTCTTTGAAGAAATCCAGACCGAAGAAGGTTGCCTCGAGACCGATCGACCTGACGAAAGACTTTTTAGAATCGTCCTCGGAAACGTCGGAGAAGAGCAGCTCGGAGACGACATCGACGACTAACGCGTCGCCTGGAGCCGTGTCCAGCGGGAATCCTACATCGAACGCAACCGGACCACCTGTGACCGATCCTGGCAAGCAGTTACCCTGGCCTGCCTGGGTCTACTGCACCAGGTACTCGGACCGGCCCTCCTCTGGTGAGTTTTCTCCAGTCTGAACTTTCGTTTTGAATATTTCCGAATTTCTATTTACCGGacgaaaatataaagaattcaTTTTTCACAAATGAAAGTTGAAATAATTCTACGATTTTTATAAAACGATATCGGCTGGCAAGTATCACAGATAAATTTCCACCGAATGGGAAATAATTGTTGCTCAAATCAAAAGGTCAGTTAATATAATCAACGGTATATGTTTCCTCTGCTCGCTCGTGATTCTCGTTCAATTTATATTCCCATGAAAGTTTACGAAGTACACCCAATGTTCGATCGATTTTTTTCCCCGACAATATAAACTGTTAGATACGTTAATAGGCGATTGTCTAATAAGCTGGTTCCCTATTAGAACAGCTTAACGGACGTTCATCGACTTATAAATATCTGTACCCCGAAAGAATGATATTTCACGCCTCGAAAGAAATAGCTTCACCGGTTATTATGTAAGTAAAAGGCTCTCGCTCTGTCACGATTCCGACAATTTTATTCGGATTATCGGCTGCTTATAATTTTTTACGAGGAACGGTTCGCTAATTATCCCACGGTTCCTAGCAAAAATCCTCTCGTGATCATATTGTTCCCATAAATAAAACCAGTTGGAACGTTGCACGATTTCGATTCCCCTTTCAGACGAACTGTCGATTTTAATCAggatattaataattcatcgaaCGTATAAAAAGCGTGGAAAATGAAATCGACACGAGTGGGATAATTCGTGGCTCTTTTATGAAGACGTTATTGTGTCGCTTCTTTTTACAAAATAAGTATACTATATTACTTATTAGATGACGTCGAGTAAAAACTGATGTTTCACTAACTCAATCAAATTCTTACGTAATCAAGAAAAGTTACAAGTGTCCCTCCGCTCGTGGACGATTCTTGCATGAATATTCATCGAGCTTTTAGCGGCATTTCTATCAACCGTGAAATCGATAACCCCGTTCGAACTTCCTTCCTCGACACGGttgattaaagatttattttgtcTCCCGGGAACGTCTTATTGGTATTGTTTCCTCGGTTTCGTGCGGACGGACGATCCTTTGAAACGACATAGGAAAACGTGTAATTACTTTACCTAGCCGACCGAGTGCCAGCTTGATGAATGGTAGAAAACGTTCCTTCGTGTTACTCATATCTGATATACGCTCATTGTCAGGAAACAATTGTTAAGCACTCGGAGGAATAAGCTGCACTCTGCCCCATAAATCAACCGCGATACGCAACCAACTATATATTTTCGCGGCTTTTGTATGCGAACGACAATTTCCTATAGGTCATTCAGTTGTCGTATTCTTATGCAAACCGTCGGTAAATAATCGTACCCTATTAGATCTCGCTTTTCTCTGTTTTCGAGCATGTCCCACCGTCTACGTACGCAGGTAACCGGTAGGTGTGCAACTTTTACGATTAGGCCTCCACGTgttcgttgaaaaattattaccgGCTGCATATACGATCGCGTTAGAAAAAAATTCTGTATAACACGAGCGTTGCTTTAAGCGTCCTCTTACAAGCCTATTGTATTTTAATGGTTTCATGTAGCAGAGGAAAAGCCGTAATGGGAATGCCACGAATTTCTCACGGATCATTTTTTCTCCTTCTCCCGGACAAACGCGCTTTCGCTCGATCGTCGTTGGAAAACGATTTACGCCTCCGTATCGATGGATCTTCCGGGTGATGGTACTTTAATTTCTAGACAAACGGGACCCTCGTCAAAGTATTTCGTCGTCCCGGTCTTGTTTCGATCTCTCCGGGCGAAATGAAGTCGTACGCTCGGCGGTGGAACACATAAAAGTG
It contains:
- the LOC117600635 gene encoding uncharacterized protein LOC117600635; translated protein: MSNTPPTSSIGLDSSDLHEIRQNHLASRLEIDESEKQDQVRGNDGNEPDSDCESDTSEVLSVGSEPTPTSVVGIRGCGSVRYDQESASSRCDFRDEENTRISATPSPSSSTSCNDAFYQRTSNHISAPSPPAYSQPPSSPTASSVRSPASSSATASSPGRPEAIPDVIVPRYQSSHPQHLLPRYSSRESDISDYPTRVQHALGHEIVYPTVERLHRTPISVPLVTRLSLSPPSAMTVTGLQATTPVLHPTACRDPRETASLMPHPGQHLHHVNSHVHLHQTSQVQHIPANSVHQHRLSVNKILQREPGSPASPGAREENGRTIPAANGVQNNGINNTNHHNNHNNNNNNNLQHQASLKFSIDNILKADFGRRITDPISLKKSRPKKVASRPIDLTKDFLESSSETSEKSSSETTSTTNASPGAVSSGNPTSNATGPPVTDPGKQLPWPAWVYCTRYSDRPSSGPRTRRVKRSDNRGSSGTPEEKRPRTAFSGEQLARLKREFAENRYLTERRRQQLSRDLGLNEAQIKIWFQNKRAKIKKASGQKNPLALQLMAQGLYNHSTVPLTKEEEEQAAELQAK